One part of the Quercus lobata isolate SW786 chromosome 7, ValleyOak3.0 Primary Assembly, whole genome shotgun sequence genome encodes these proteins:
- the LOC115951263 gene encoding probable purple acid phosphatase 20 isoform X1, which translates to MDLRELRLVLTFAVALAFAGSIGGVYSYNRPPMRKDLIVRHLEDLDDSSPQQVHISLVGEDKMRISWITDSSTPATVEYTTTSGAQGTSVTGTTSSYDYSMYKSGEIHEVVIGPLNPNTVYYYRCGSNSAPELSFKTPPAQFPINFVVVGDLGQTDWTNSTLQHIAQSNYDMLLLPGDLSYADFIQPLWDSFGRLVEPLASQRPWMVTQGNHEIEKIPLIHKEPFTAYNARWRMPFEESGSDSNLYYSFDVAGVHVIMLGSYTDFGPNSSQYSWLQADLGKIDRNKTPWTVVLIHAPWYNTNTAHQGEKESIDMKASMEKLLYQARVDVVFAGHVHAYERFTRVYNGNTDNCAPVYINIGDGGNREGLVSKYQNPKPDISLFREASFGHGELNVVNSTNALWTWHRNDDDEAVTSDSLWLTSLSFVPACKVQN; encoded by the exons ATGGATTTGCGAGAGTTGAGACTAGTTCTAACATTTGCAGTGGCCTTGGCCTTTGCTGGATCCATTGGTGGCGTTTATTCATACAATCGCCCACCTATGCGCAAGGACCTCATTGTTCGTCACTTGGAAGATCTTGATGATTCTTCTCCACAACAG GTGCATATATCTTTAGTTGGCGAAGACAAAATGAGGATTTCATGGATTACTGATAGCTCAACCCCAGCAACAGTAGAATATACAACAACTTCTGGGGCACAAGGAACTTCTGTAACTGGGACTACATCTTCATATGATTACTCGATGTACAAGTCTGGTGAAATTCATGAGGTAGTAATTGGTCCATTAAACCCTAATACAGTTTACTACTACCGTTGCGGCTCGAATTCGGCCCCTGAGCTCAGTTTCAAAACTCCACCAGCACAATTCccaattaattttgttgttgtag GTGATCTTGGACAGACAGATTGGACCAACTCAACCCTCCAACACATAGCACAATCAAACTATGACATGCTGCTATTGCCAGGAGATTTATCATATGCCGATTTCATCCAGCCTCTTTGGGACTCATTTGGGAGGCTTGTGGAGCCATTGGCTAGCCAGAGGCCTTGGATGGTGACCCAAGGCAACCACGAGATTGAGAAGATCCCACTAATTCACAAAGAACCCTTCACAGCCTATAATGCAAGATGGCGCATGCCATTTGAAGAGAGTggctcagactcaaacctatactATTCTTTCGATGTAGCTGGGGTACATGTTATCATGTTGGGTTCGTACACAGACTTTGGTCCTAATTCTTCACAGTATAGTTGGTTACAGGCAGACTTGGGGAAGATTGATAGGAATAAAACTCCTTGGACCGTAGTGCTTATTCATGCACCATGGTACAATACCAATACTGCTCATCAAGGTGAGAAAGAGTCGATTGACATGAAGGCATCCATggaaaagttactttatcaagCTCGTGTGGATGTTGTTTTTGCTGGACATGTACATGCCTATGAACGCTTT ACTCGCGTTTACAATGGGAATACTGACAATTGTGCTCCAGTGTATATCAACATTGGTGATGGTGGAAACCGTGAAGGCCTTGTTAGCAA GTATCAAAATCCAAAGCCTGATATATCCCTTTTCAGGGAAGCAAGCTTTGGGCATGGGGAACTCAACGTTGTGAATTCAACCAATGCTCTCTGGACATGGCACagaaatgatgatgatgaggctGTTACTAGTGACTCACTCTGGTTGACAAGCCTATCATTTGTACCTGCTTGTAAAGTGCAAAActaa
- the LOC115951263 gene encoding probable purple acid phosphatase 20 isoform X2, with product MAVRGLGLFPGLAFNGFLGNLETYNRPPARPNFFVQKPENLNTASPQQVHISLVGEDKMRISWITDSSTPATVEYTTTSGAQGTSVTGTTSSYDYSMYKSGEIHEVVIGPLNPNTVYYYRCGSNSAPELSFKTPPAQFPINFVVVGDLGQTDWTNSTLQHIAQSNYDMLLLPGDLSYADFIQPLWDSFGRLVEPLASQRPWMVTQGNHEIEKIPLIHKEPFTAYNARWRMPFEESGSDSNLYYSFDVAGVHVIMLGSYTDFGPNSSQYSWLQADLGKIDRNKTPWTVVLIHAPWYNTNTAHQGEKESIDMKASMEKLLYQARVDVVFAGHVHAYERFTRVYNGNTDNCAPVYINIGDGGNREGLVSKYQNPKPDISLFREASFGHGELNVVNSTNALWTWHRNDDDEAVTSDSLWLTSLSFVPACKVQN from the exons ATGGCTGTCCGAGGGCTGGGGTTGTTTCCAGGCCTAGCCTTCAATGGATTCTTGGGCAATCTAGAAACGTACAATCGCCCGCCGGCTCGGCCCAATTTCTTTGTGCAAAAACCGGAAAATCTTAATACTGCTTCTCCTCAGCAG GTGCATATATCTTTAGTTGGCGAAGACAAAATGAGGATTTCATGGATTACTGATAGCTCAACCCCAGCAACAGTAGAATATACAACAACTTCTGGGGCACAAGGAACTTCTGTAACTGGGACTACATCTTCATATGATTACTCGATGTACAAGTCTGGTGAAATTCATGAGGTAGTAATTGGTCCATTAAACCCTAATACAGTTTACTACTACCGTTGCGGCTCGAATTCGGCCCCTGAGCTCAGTTTCAAAACTCCACCAGCACAATTCccaattaattttgttgttgtag GTGATCTTGGACAGACAGATTGGACCAACTCAACCCTCCAACACATAGCACAATCAAACTATGACATGCTGCTATTGCCAGGAGATTTATCATATGCCGATTTCATCCAGCCTCTTTGGGACTCATTTGGGAGGCTTGTGGAGCCATTGGCTAGCCAGAGGCCTTGGATGGTGACCCAAGGCAACCACGAGATTGAGAAGATCCCACTAATTCACAAAGAACCCTTCACAGCCTATAATGCAAGATGGCGCATGCCATTTGAAGAGAGTggctcagactcaaacctatactATTCTTTCGATGTAGCTGGGGTACATGTTATCATGTTGGGTTCGTACACAGACTTTGGTCCTAATTCTTCACAGTATAGTTGGTTACAGGCAGACTTGGGGAAGATTGATAGGAATAAAACTCCTTGGACCGTAGTGCTTATTCATGCACCATGGTACAATACCAATACTGCTCATCAAGGTGAGAAAGAGTCGATTGACATGAAGGCATCCATggaaaagttactttatcaagCTCGTGTGGATGTTGTTTTTGCTGGACATGTACATGCCTATGAACGCTTT ACTCGCGTTTACAATGGGAATACTGACAATTGTGCTCCAGTGTATATCAACATTGGTGATGGTGGAAACCGTGAAGGCCTTGTTAGCAA GTATCAAAATCCAAAGCCTGATATATCCCTTTTCAGGGAAGCAAGCTTTGGGCATGGGGAACTCAACGTTGTGAATTCAACCAATGCTCTCTGGACATGGCACagaaatgatgatgatgaggctGTTACTAGTGACTCACTCTGGTTGACAAGCCTATCATTTGTACCTGCTTGTAAAGTGCAAAActaa